A stretch of Candidatus Binatia bacterium DNA encodes these proteins:
- a CDS encoding AAA family ATPase → MDPEEFGELFFRIETEIKEVIVGHADVIRKVLIAFFAGGHVLLEGAPGLGKTLLVKSLSRALGLSFKRVQFTPDLMPADIVGTQVLSESDGRRDFQFKKGPIFAHVVLADEINRATPKTQSAVLEAMEERQVTAFGVTYPMEPPFMVLATQNPIELEGTYPLPEAQLDRFFFKLLVAHPTPVELTEILHRTTRAGIQEATKVLSADGAGVVSNMQLLLRQVLIAPPLEDYVVRLVHATQPDGQNNGAVPEVREYLRFGSSPRGAQAIILGAKGTALAEGRVHVSHEDIAAVIYPTLRHRLILNFQAEAENVTADQILAAVIKKVPRD, encoded by the coding sequence ATGGACCCGGAAGAGTTCGGCGAATTATTTTTTCGCATCGAGACGGAGATCAAAGAGGTCATCGTCGGCCACGCCGACGTGATCCGGAAAGTTTTGATCGCCTTTTTCGCCGGCGGCCACGTGCTGCTGGAAGGCGCGCCCGGCCTGGGCAAAACCCTCTTGGTGAAATCTTTGAGCCGTGCCCTGGGCCTCTCTTTCAAGCGCGTCCAGTTCACGCCCGATCTCATGCCTGCGGACATCGTCGGCACGCAGGTGCTCAGCGAGAGCGACGGCCGCCGCGATTTCCAATTCAAGAAAGGCCCGATCTTCGCGCACGTCGTTCTGGCGGACGAGATCAATCGCGCCACGCCGAAAACCCAGTCGGCGGTTTTGGAAGCGATGGAGGAGCGGCAGGTGACGGCGTTCGGCGTGACCTATCCGATGGAACCGCCGTTCATGGTGCTGGCGACGCAGAACCCGATCGAGCTGGAAGGCACCTACCCTCTTCCGGAGGCGCAGCTCGACCGATTTTTCTTTAAGCTATTGGTCGCGCATCCGACGCCCGTCGAATTGACCGAGATTCTCCATCGCACGACGCGCGCGGGTATTCAGGAAGCCACGAAGGTTCTTTCCGCCGACGGCGCCGGAGTCGTCTCCAACATGCAGCTTCTCTTGCGCCAGGTTCTCATCGCGCCGCCGTTGGAGGACTATGTCGTGCGTCTCGTGCACGCGACGCAGCCGGACGGCCAAAATAACGGCGCCGTGCCGGAAGTGAGAGAATATCTTCGCTTCGGTTCCAGCCCGCGCGGCGCGCAGGCGATCATCCTCGGCGCCAAGGGAACCGCCCTGGCGGAAGGCCGCGTGCACGTGAGCCACGAAGACATCGCGGCGGTGATCTATCCCACCTTGCGCCATCGCCTGATTCTCAACTTCCAGGCCGAGGCGGAAAACGTCACGGCGGATCAAATCCTCGCTGCCGTTATCAAAAAAGTCCCGCGCGATTGA
- a CDS encoding alpha-isopropylmalate synthase regulatory domain-containing protein, protein MGRDLKEVFFRLDGAWASFELIAIRKREDYLKPFRIIKCKIDDQVDFQSSAETRSNTEASVLIEIFGEEELVAAGGRGPVHAVDNAMRKVLEKHYPQLSEVRLEQFDVRLLPHGEVIDDDERGAASPVRVLGIFSDGKERWGTVGVAEDILQASVECIIDGLEWKLRGEHKH, encoded by the coding sequence ATGGGACGGGATCTCAAAGAGGTTTTTTTTCGCCTGGACGGAGCGTGGGCTTCGTTCGAGCTGATAGCCATCCGCAAACGGGAAGATTACCTGAAGCCCTTCCGCATCATTAAATGCAAGATCGACGATCAGGTCGATTTTCAATCCTCCGCCGAAACGAGAAGCAATACCGAGGCTTCGGTGCTGATCGAAATCTTCGGCGAGGAAGAGCTGGTGGCCGCCGGCGGCCGCGGCCCGGTGCATGCCGTGGACAACGCGATGCGTAAGGTGTTGGAGAAACATTACCCGCAGCTTTCGGAGGTTCGTCTCGAACAGTTCGACGTGCGCCTGCTGCCTCACGGCGAGGTGATCGACGATGACGAAAGAGGGGCGGCCAGTCCGGTGCGGGTGCTGGGAATCTTCTCCGACGGCAAAGAGCGCTGGGGCACCGTCGGCGTCGCCGAAGACATTCTTCAGGCGAGCGTAGAGTGCATTATCGATGGGCTCGAATGGAAACTCAGAGGCGAACATAAGCATTAG
- a CDS encoding alpha/beta hydrolase — protein sequence MEEKFIFFPVAEIERTPRDVGLGFEDVYFMTTDGVRVNGWFAPYAGARTTLLWFHGNAGNISHRVDGMKLLHDRVKANVFIIDYRGYGRSEGTVSEKGTYEDARAALRYLRSKKDLDVKKIAIFGQSLGAAVATELAAGEDCLALVLEAPFVSIREMARAVFPFLPIGPLLRTRYDVAEKIKEVKAPVLVLQGDRDEVIPVEQGKKVFAAAPSPKEFYAIPGAGHNDTFHVGGNAYFDVIKSFIDRTAAGRIEPVGSTK from the coding sequence ATGGAAGAGAAATTTATTTTTTTTCCTGTCGCCGAGATCGAGCGGACGCCGCGAGACGTCGGGCTCGGCTTTGAGGACGTCTATTTCATGACGACCGACGGTGTCCGTGTAAACGGCTGGTTCGCGCCGTATGCCGGAGCGCGGACCACGCTGCTCTGGTTTCACGGCAACGCGGGCAACATCAGCCATCGCGTGGACGGCATGAAGCTGCTTCACGACAGGGTGAAAGCCAACGTCTTCATCATCGACTATCGCGGCTATGGCCGGAGCGAAGGGACGGTCTCCGAAAAAGGCACCTACGAAGACGCCCGCGCGGCGCTCCGATATCTAAGATCCAAAAAAGATCTCGATGTGAAAAAAATCGCGATCTTCGGGCAATCCTTGGGCGCTGCTGTGGCGACGGAATTGGCCGCCGGCGAAGACTGCCTGGCGCTTGTACTCGAGGCGCCGTTTGTCTCGATCCGCGAAATGGCGCGCGCGGTCTTTCCATTCCTGCCGATCGGTCCTCTGCTCCGCACTCGCTATGACGTGGCGGAAAAAATCAAAGAAGTGAAAGCCCCCGTCCTCGTGCTTCAGGGCGACCGCGACGAGGTGATTCCGGTCGAACAAGGAAAAAAAGTTTTCGCCGCGGCGCCGTCGCCTAAGGAGTTCTATGCAATTCCCGGCGCCGGCCACAACGACACGTTCCACGTTGGCGGAAACGCCTATTTCGATGTCATCAAGAGCTTTATCGACCGGACCGCCGCCGGCCGGATCGAGCCCGTTGGATCCACAAAGTAG
- a CDS encoding DUF58 domain-containing protein has protein sequence MLPAPFTSDFLNRLEVLRLRTRKDVLGNHPGAYSSPRRGTSLEFADYRKYSPGDDLRYLDWGIFARSDRLYVRLFHEEVDLFAYIFIDASGSMAFPSRREKFAPASNLALALSYVVLANHDHVRLHSLKDTNAAASPFYRGRQRMRDLIRFVSSVSPGGALEPAPCLGLHLKHIRRPGKAILISDFLLPAPAYQQGLNVLRAFNLDISAVQVLSREEIEPALPRGELGLIDSESREELRLQWSESLSREYQERLERHNRELKSFCHQSGIQYSRYITDEDLSEFVLKTLPATGLFR, from the coding sequence ATGCTCCCTGCCCCGTTCACCTCTGATTTCTTGAATCGTCTGGAAGTCTTGCGTCTGCGCACGCGCAAGGACGTCCTCGGCAATCACCCCGGCGCCTACTCTTCGCCCCGGCGCGGCACGAGCTTGGAGTTTGCCGATTACCGCAAATACTCGCCCGGCGACGACCTGCGCTATCTCGATTGGGGAATCTTCGCCCGCTCGGACCGGCTTTACGTCCGCCTCTTCCACGAGGAGGTGGACCTCTTCGCCTATATTTTTATCGACGCCAGCGGCTCGATGGCGTTCCCCTCACGCCGGGAGAAATTCGCTCCGGCCTCAAATCTCGCGCTGGCGCTGAGCTATGTGGTTCTGGCGAACCACGATCACGTCCGGCTCCATTCTCTCAAAGACACAAACGCCGCCGCCTCCCCTTTTTACCGCGGGCGCCAGCGCATGAGAGACCTGATTCGTTTTGTCTCCTCCGTCTCACCAGGTGGAGCGCTGGAGCCGGCGCCCTGCCTCGGTCTTCACCTAAAACACATCCGACGTCCCGGCAAAGCGATTCTGATTTCCGATTTTCTCCTGCCGGCCCCTGCCTACCAGCAAGGGTTGAATGTTCTCCGCGCTTTCAATCTCGACATCTCGGCAGTCCAGGTATTGAGCCGCGAGGAAATCGAGCCCGCGCTGCCGCGCGGCGAGCTGGGGCTGATCGACAGCGAAAGCCGCGAAGAGCTCAGGCTCCAATGGAGCGAGAGTCTTAGCCGCGAGTATCAGGAAAGATTGGAGCGTCACAACCGGGAGCTCAAGAGCTTTTGTCATCAGAGCGGAATTCAATACTCGCGTTATATCACCGACGAAGACTTGAGCGAGTTCGTGCTCAAGACGCTGCCGGCAACCGGCCTCTTCAGGTAA
- a CDS encoding VWA domain-containing protein gives MSLHSQFEFGQPLFLLLFILLPLLWLGWRRFFLPAILWRSIVLSLLVLALADPRETKQTSARTPAGERVFAFDLSRSVSPEMRLWMTQQNLMPRSGDRVFVFGGAPEEVKDWERWLKGEASIERIKPEETNLEGLFAALLRLPRRERSVFLFTDGWQTEGDVGRLIPSLAQAGIKVYPMLPPERPAAANVAVKKVFAPSLGIQGEPVNLSVLVENNDRKEVDGSLVLKRNGQPIKNEPVRLRPGSQMLSYQTAVGEGSLVSFQAQFTPRRAEADRFSQDNQATAWVAVQSKEKVLLLNGRAGEGNYLEELLKRRGFEITSVIAGNSPPSPDGHGLVIFNNVQRDVFPPAYLGAIERHVNAGNGLLVLGDEGGLAPGGYRQTPLGPVLPVEIIEHKKEDTNRAVLLVIDKSTSMDPSENRFKENRLLYAKMTAAELLGQLREQDFIGVIAVDTKPSTIVPIVPVKKARTTFGTQMDGLRAKGNSYLLPGLEEAMKQLQKQPAGRKHVILLTDADEIRGSPSEYIDLVGYMKTEGKIRVSAVGIGNGVNEAFIKRIATYGDGVYHIATNLSELPQIVFQVIAQKAPDIKRQEKAYVPALARGSEILAGLPDRSFPPLKGYIESELKKGARLELMLPHDATTSPLLASWRYGKGKSAVFTSDQGGRWSKDWIAWGGLERFWGKVFDWLRPERGSLPAHEVRINMVEDQPVLDFYLYSQEFDGNVFRYSYSSAESGKGEGTLNRLAPGHYQSKLPFASPGDYRIELKEERRGRLVGYPVAGFTLPVKAKGDVYKDGFNLTLLDQIAESTGGSINFRPEQEPRTVYTAAKVTFFRPYFIFLAALVFLLEVFFRRFFLREI, from the coding sequence ATGAGTCTTCACTCTCAATTCGAATTCGGGCAGCCGTTATTTTTACTACTGTTCATTCTCTTGCCCCTGCTTTGGCTCGGCTGGCGCCGCTTCTTTCTGCCTGCGATCCTGTGGCGCTCCATCGTTCTTTCGCTATTGGTCCTCGCCCTGGCCGACCCGCGGGAGACCAAACAAACGTCGGCACGGACGCCGGCGGGCGAGCGCGTATTTGCTTTTGATTTGTCACGGAGCGTTTCCCCGGAGATGAGACTCTGGATGACGCAACAAAACTTGATGCCGCGGAGCGGCGACCGCGTCTTTGTCTTCGGCGGCGCGCCGGAAGAGGTCAAGGATTGGGAGCGCTGGCTGAAAGGTGAAGCGTCGATCGAGCGGATCAAGCCGGAAGAAACCAACCTGGAGGGGCTTTTCGCCGCTCTTCTGCGCCTGCCGCGGCGCGAGCGCAGCGTTTTTCTCTTCACGGACGGCTGGCAGACCGAAGGCGACGTGGGACGGCTGATTCCATCGCTGGCTCAGGCCGGTATCAAAGTCTATCCGATGCTGCCGCCGGAGCGGCCCGCGGCAGCCAACGTGGCGGTGAAAAAAGTCTTCGCTCCAAGCCTGGGCATCCAAGGTGAACCGGTCAACCTGAGCGTGCTCGTGGAAAACAACGACAGGAAGGAAGTCGATGGCAGTCTCGTCCTCAAGCGCAACGGCCAGCCGATCAAGAACGAGCCGGTACGGCTCAGGCCTGGTAGCCAGATGCTGAGCTATCAGACAGCCGTCGGCGAAGGGTCGTTAGTGTCGTTCCAAGCTCAATTCACGCCACGCCGCGCCGAGGCCGATCGCTTTTCTCAGGACAACCAGGCGACGGCATGGGTCGCGGTTCAGAGCAAGGAAAAAGTGTTGCTGCTGAACGGCCGAGCCGGCGAGGGTAACTATCTCGAAGAATTGCTCAAACGCCGCGGCTTCGAGATCACCTCGGTCATTGCTGGCAACTCGCCGCCCTCACCGGATGGGCACGGCCTCGTCATCTTTAACAATGTACAGAGGGACGTGTTTCCGCCGGCGTATCTCGGCGCGATCGAGCGGCACGTCAATGCCGGGAACGGCCTGCTCGTCTTGGGGGACGAAGGCGGCCTCGCGCCGGGAGGCTACCGGCAGACTCCGCTCGGACCGGTGTTGCCGGTCGAGATTATCGAGCACAAGAAGGAGGACACGAACCGGGCCGTGCTCCTTGTCATTGATAAATCCACGAGCATGGATCCAAGCGAGAACCGGTTCAAAGAGAACCGTCTCCTCTACGCAAAAATGACCGCGGCCGAGCTTCTAGGACAACTCCGGGAACAGGATTTCATCGGCGTGATCGCCGTCGATACGAAGCCCTCGACGATTGTTCCTATAGTCCCGGTCAAAAAAGCCCGCACAACTTTTGGAACGCAGATGGACGGCTTACGAGCTAAAGGCAACAGCTACCTTCTTCCCGGTCTCGAGGAGGCCATGAAGCAGCTTCAGAAGCAGCCCGCCGGTCGCAAGCATGTGATCCTTCTGACCGACGCAGATGAGATTCGTGGCAGTCCAAGCGAATATATCGACCTAGTCGGCTATATGAAGACTGAAGGCAAAATTAGAGTCTCGGCAGTCGGGATCGGCAATGGTGTCAATGAAGCTTTCATAAAACGAATCGCAACCTACGGCGACGGAGTTTACCATATCGCCACCAATCTATCCGAGCTGCCGCAAATCGTCTTTCAAGTGATCGCGCAAAAAGCTCCGGATATTAAGCGGCAGGAGAAGGCTTACGTCCCTGCGCTCGCCAGAGGATCGGAGATCCTCGCCGGCCTGCCGGACCGGTCCTTCCCGCCGTTAAAAGGGTATATCGAAAGCGAACTCAAAAAAGGCGCCCGTCTGGAGTTGATGCTGCCACACGATGCAACGACCTCCCCGCTTCTGGCTTCGTGGCGCTACGGTAAAGGGAAGTCGGCGGTTTTCACAAGCGATCAGGGGGGTCGCTGGTCGAAGGACTGGATCGCGTGGGGAGGACTGGAAAGGTTCTGGGGAAAAGTTTTCGACTGGCTTAGGCCGGAGCGAGGGAGCCTTCCGGCCCATGAGGTGAGAATCAATATGGTAGAGGATCAGCCGGTGTTGGACTTCTACCTCTATAGTCAAGAATTTGACGGTAATGTTTTTCGTTATTCGTACAGCAGTGCCGAGAGTGGTAAGGGAGAAGGCACGTTGAATCGCCTGGCGCCCGGCCATTACCAATCCAAGCTGCCGTTCGCCTCGCCTGGAGACTACCGGATCGAGCTTAAGGAGGAACGCCGCGGGCGCCTCGTAGGCTATCCCGTTGCAGGGTTTACCCTCCCCGTGAAGGCAAAAGGCGACGTTTATAAAGACGGGTTTAATCTAACGCTATTGGACCAAATCGCTGAATCCACCGGCGGATCGATAAATTTTCGCCCCGAGCAAGAGCCGAGGACGGTATATACGGCAGCCAAAGTGACATTCTTCCGCCCTTATTTTATCTTCCTTGCGGCGCTCGTCTTCCTTCTGGAAGTCTTCTTTAGGCGGTTTTTCCTGAGGGAAATTTAG
- a CDS encoding phosphatidylglycerophosphatase A, with translation MTKRITLFLITGAGAGYLPWAPGTAGTLVAIPLSLGLNRIAGTALHLALLMLIAFVAFATWLCKRGEEVFGGKDSPKIVVDEIAGFLVANFASPVELKPALLAFLLFRFFDIIKPFPAGHAERISEGLGVILDDLIAGFYTLVVLRLFLSWGVV, from the coding sequence ATAACGAAGCGTATAACCTTATTTCTGATCACGGGAGCGGGCGCGGGGTATCTTCCCTGGGCCCCCGGCACCGCCGGAACGCTCGTGGCGATTCCTCTGTCGCTGGGCCTGAACCGCATCGCCGGCACGGCGCTCCACCTCGCGCTTCTTATGCTCATCGCGTTCGTCGCGTTCGCGACCTGGTTGTGTAAAAGGGGAGAAGAGGTTTTCGGAGGCAAAGACAGCCCTAAGATCGTCGTCGATGAGATCGCCGGATTTCTAGTGGCTAATTTTGCTTCTCCAGTCGAGTTAAAGCCGGCTCTCCTCGCATTCCTTCTGTTTCGCTTTTTCGATATCATAAAACCGTTTCCGGCCGGGCACGCGGAACGGATTTCGGAAGGCCTCGGTGTAATCTTGGACGACCTGATTGCCGGCTTTTATACCCTTGTCGTCTTACGTCTATTCTTATCGTGGGGCGTCGTATGA
- a CDS encoding M23 family metallopeptidase produces MVFKLIVATGTLIGVLAWVPVEVSAEQASAAEESAAGLLPTLKGAVGKPGAPNLPPLEQDFSPPEGLSALKRISYKIQSGDTLGNLFVRNGVSLQERKLWLQAIQKQLPLSAFRPGKEVQLYLSRASSPKAKEQLKAVEVEQNEDSILTWEKGTKGIVFSKREKPYDVELKTAGGVIETTLFEDGTRVGLSQTVLSQLADLFSWEIDFDKEVQKGDTFKVLYEDRSRKDSKNKPSLKILAAELVSAGQRYFAMYFEKEKGKGDYYDLDGRTLARAFLRFPLEFTNISSTFSHSRFHPILKIDRPHNGVDFAAGLGTPVRAVADGKILYAGWRKGGYGRMIEVEHESDYSSRYAHLQRVARGIRNGAPVKKGQIIGYVGKSGLTTGPHLHFEIYQNREYIDPLNFESPAEHQIEPALLKVFENRKQLFTAELAATPAS; encoded by the coding sequence ATGGTATTCAAACTCATCGTTGCGACCGGCACTTTAATCGGGGTGCTGGCATGGGTCCCGGTTGAAGTCTCAGCCGAGCAGGCATCCGCCGCGGAGGAGAGCGCGGCCGGGCTGCTTCCTACACTCAAGGGCGCCGTAGGAAAACCAGGCGCCCCGAATCTCCCGCCGCTTGAACAAGACTTTTCCCCGCCCGAAGGTCTCAGCGCCCTAAAAAGAATCAGCTACAAGATCCAATCCGGCGACACGCTCGGCAACCTGTTCGTCCGTAACGGCGTATCGCTGCAAGAAAGAAAGCTGTGGCTGCAGGCGATTCAAAAGCAGCTCCCGCTGAGCGCGTTCCGTCCGGGAAAAGAAGTTCAGCTTTACCTGAGCCGCGCTTCTTCGCCGAAGGCAAAAGAACAACTGAAGGCGGTCGAGGTCGAGCAGAATGAAGACTCCATCCTCACCTGGGAAAAAGGAACCAAGGGAATCGTCTTCAGCAAGCGCGAGAAGCCCTATGACGTCGAGCTTAAAACCGCCGGCGGAGTGATTGAGACGACGCTCTTCGAGGACGGCACACGGGTCGGGCTCAGCCAAACCGTTCTCTCGCAACTGGCGGACCTCTTTTCCTGGGAAATCGATTTTGACAAGGAGGTCCAGAAAGGTGACACCTTCAAAGTTCTATATGAAGACCGGTCGCGTAAGGATAGCAAGAACAAACCTTCGCTCAAGATTCTCGCCGCCGAGCTGGTGAGCGCGGGGCAGCGCTACTTTGCAATGTATTTTGAAAAGGAGAAGGGAAAAGGCGACTACTACGATCTCGACGGAAGGACTCTGGCGCGTGCATTCCTCCGCTTTCCGCTGGAATTCACCAATATCAGCTCGACATTCTCGCACTCGCGCTTCCATCCGATTCTGAAAATCGACCGCCCGCATAATGGCGTGGATTTCGCCGCCGGTTTGGGCACGCCGGTGCGCGCGGTCGCCGACGGCAAGATCCTTTATGCCGGATGGCGCAAGGGTGGTTACGGCCGGATGATCGAAGTGGAGCATGAATCGGACTATTCCTCGCGTTATGCTCATCTGCAAAGAGTCGCCAGAGGCATCCGCAACGGCGCGCCGGTTAAAAAGGGCCAGATCATCGGCTACGTCGGCAAATCCGGTTTAACGACCGGCCCGCATCTCCACTTCGAGATCTATCAGAACCGTGAATATATAGATCCGCTGAACTTCGAATCTCCCGCCGAACATCAAATCGAGCCCGCTCTGCTCAAGGTCTTCGAAAACCGGAAGCAGCTTTTCACCGCCGAGTTGGCCGCAACCCCGGCCTCCTAG
- the mltG gene encoding endolytic transglycosylase MltG: MKSFFLSLLFILFSALLVLGFALAALYVPPLKKAEKIEIKIERGEPFSSVVNKLKEKGALPNDRLFSLWARLWKLDKKIHWGYYRFDLPLAPAAIIDQMVLGKGLFYRVTVPEGLTLKEVADLLWASGIGDRDRLLAEASNPELLSQLGFEETGIEGYLFPNTYYFPPTVTEREILTAMVEQFRAVFNPMMPQKVPDLTPHEVVILASIIEKETGDEIERPLVAAVFHNRLKMKMPLQSDPTVIYGVHPPANNITRKDLQSRSPYNTYRVKGLPPGPICNPGLSSLKAALFPADVPYLYFVSKNDGTHLFSVDLAGHNRAVKSYQSAPSRAPRR; the protein is encoded by the coding sequence GTGAAATCCTTTTTTTTAAGCCTGCTCTTCATCCTCTTCTCGGCCCTTCTGGTACTCGGCTTCGCGCTCGCCGCTCTCTACGTCCCGCCGCTTAAAAAGGCCGAGAAGATCGAGATCAAAATCGAGCGCGGCGAGCCCTTCTCGTCCGTCGTCAATAAGCTCAAGGAAAAAGGCGCGCTTCCGAACGACAGGCTTTTTTCCCTGTGGGCCCGCCTGTGGAAGCTCGACAAGAAAATCCACTGGGGCTATTACCGCTTCGATTTGCCGCTGGCGCCCGCCGCGATCATCGATCAAATGGTATTGGGCAAGGGTTTGTTCTACCGCGTGACGGTCCCTGAAGGGCTGACGCTCAAGGAAGTGGCCGACCTACTATGGGCGTCGGGAATCGGCGACAGGGATCGGCTGCTTGCGGAGGCCTCGAACCCAGAGCTGCTATCGCAGCTCGGCTTCGAGGAGACGGGCATCGAAGGTTACCTGTTCCCGAACACCTATTATTTCCCGCCGACGGTCACGGAGAGGGAAATCCTCACCGCGATGGTGGAGCAATTTCGCGCCGTCTTCAATCCGATGATGCCGCAAAAAGTCCCGGACCTTACACCGCACGAGGTCGTGATTCTGGCTTCGATCATCGAAAAAGAAACCGGCGATGAGATCGAGCGGCCTTTGGTCGCGGCCGTATTCCATAATCGTCTGAAGATGAAGATGCCTCTGCAAAGCGATCCCACCGTGATTTACGGCGTGCACCCGCCTGCCAACAATATCACGCGCAAAGACCTCCAAAGCCGCAGCCCGTACAACACCTATCGCGTCAAAGGCCTCCCGCCCGGACCGATCTGCAACCCGGGTCTTTCCTCTCTCAAAGCGGCGCTCTTTCCCGCCGATGTCCCGTACCTCTACTTTGTCTCGAAGAACGACGGCACGCACCTATTCTCGGTGGATCTCGCAGGTCATAACCGCGCGGTCAAATCATATCAAAGCGCGCCCAGCCGCGCCCCACGCCGCTAG
- a CDS encoding VWA domain-containing protein → MEFLNPSALYALALLPLLIIPYLIQRRPHRRLFSSVFLLRELAPRLTARPWRRLYLPPIFFLQLFLLALLLSALGEPSLSFRPVNVALVLDNSASMQAMESEKSRFQLAQDEATKILRALPAQARADLYLIAPRLTRLTEETLRPGEAITRLNSLKPLDLAEPAIDYAAEFARLIQERRYERLHFLTDHPAEGQNETVRVVSVGRPKGNLAITAFQVSRRSWAAPELEARLSIRNFSTTNGKFTLVIKGNGKALASRAYTVPAGKDVEASFENLPAHPYYEAEIDARDGLTLDNRRFAVPPSQSRLKILAVSPRPEALSSLRAIPGVEIQVVSPQAYEKETFEPHALEIFHYSAPAALPDSHALFVLPPKENPLVEIGAVSSGAVVSGWREPHPLTRYINFALFRSAYTRPLKTGTFGEAIIQGPDGALAVALEQKNFRYLALGFDPFPFLGQQNLPVSIFTLNMLEWFHQARGGNTGFTGEPLAAKFRAGETVLAPDGTKYTTEKYSGAFASTYTQGIYRATGGETERFFAVNFNDERESDLQEPTAIRLGGDPGAVTARAFYASLWPYLLLAALALLMLEWFLIPAATRERPATEPARQSDDFRWA, encoded by the coding sequence ATGGAATTTCTCAACCCCAGCGCTCTTTATGCCTTGGCGCTGCTGCCGCTTCTTATAATACCGTATTTGATCCAACGCCGGCCGCACCGACGGCTTTTTTCCAGCGTGTTCCTGCTGCGGGAACTCGCGCCGCGCTTGACCGCGCGCCCGTGGCGGCGCCTCTACCTGCCGCCGATCTTTTTCCTGCAACTATTCCTCCTCGCACTTTTGTTGTCCGCACTCGGAGAGCCGTCGCTATCCTTTCGCCCAGTAAACGTCGCCCTGGTTCTGGACAACTCGGCCAGCATGCAGGCGATGGAAAGCGAAAAGAGCCGCTTCCAACTGGCCCAAGACGAAGCGACAAAAATCTTACGCGCCCTTCCGGCGCAAGCCCGCGCCGATTTGTATCTCATCGCTCCGCGGCTCACGCGCCTGACGGAAGAAACATTGAGGCCTGGCGAGGCGATCACCCGGCTCAATTCACTCAAGCCGCTCGATCTGGCGGAGCCGGCCATCGACTATGCCGCCGAGTTCGCGCGCCTGATCCAGGAGAGAAGATACGAGCGCTTGCACTTTCTCACCGATCACCCCGCCGAGGGGCAGAATGAGACCGTGCGCGTGGTATCGGTGGGACGTCCCAAAGGCAATCTCGCGATCACCGCGTTCCAAGTCTCGCGTCGCTCGTGGGCGGCGCCGGAGCTGGAGGCGAGACTCTCGATCAGAAACTTCTCCACCACGAACGGAAAGTTCACGCTGGTTATAAAGGGAAACGGCAAGGCGCTCGCGAGCCGCGCCTATACCGTCCCGGCGGGCAAAGATGTCGAGGCATCGTTCGAAAATCTCCCGGCGCACCCCTACTACGAGGCCGAGATCGACGCCCGCGACGGCTTGACGCTCGATAATCGCCGCTTCGCCGTGCCGCCGTCGCAAAGCCGGCTCAAAATTCTCGCAGTCTCGCCGCGCCCCGAAGCGCTCTCCAGTCTGCGCGCGATTCCGGGCGTTGAGATTCAGGTCGTGTCGCCTCAAGCTTACGAAAAAGAAACCTTCGAGCCTCACGCGCTGGAGATCTTTCATTATTCCGCTCCGGCGGCGCTGCCCGACAGCCATGCTCTCTTCGTTTTGCCGCCGAAAGAGAACCCTTTGGTCGAGATCGGCGCCGTCTCTTCGGGGGCGGTCGTCTCCGGCTGGCGCGAGCCCCATCCGCTCACTCGCTATATCAATTTTGCTTTGTTTCGATCCGCATATACGCGGCCGCTGAAAACCGGAACCTTTGGCGAAGCGATCATCCAGGGACCGGACGGAGCGTTGGCCGTTGCGCTGGAGCAAAAAAACTTCCGCTATCTCGCCCTCGGCTTCGACCCGTTTCCGTTTCTCGGACAACAGAATCTCCCCGTGTCGATTTTCACTCTTAACATGCTCGAGTGGTTCCATCAGGCGCGGGGCGGAAATACCGGCTTCACGGGCGAGCCGCTGGCCGCGAAATTTCGCGCCGGAGAAACCGTGCTGGCGCCGGACGGGACAAAATACACGACGGAAAAATACTCCGGGGCCTTCGCTTCCACTTATACTCAGGGGATCTATCGGGCCACGGGTGGAGAAACGGAAAGGTTTTTCGCCGTCAATTTCAACGACGAGAGAGAATCGGATCTCCAGGAGCCGACAGCCATTCGGCTCGGCGGGGATCCAGGCGCAGTAACCGCGCGCGCCTTTTACGCGTCGCTTTGGCCTTATCTGCTGCTGGCCGCGCTCGCGCTGCTGATGCTGGAGTGGTTTCTGATTCCTGCTGCAACTCGCGAGCGCCCGGCGACGGAACCCGCCAGGCAGTCCGACGATTTTCGCTGGGCATAA